Within the Scytonema millei VB511283 genome, the region GCGTGACTGAAGAATAATCTGAGTTAAAAGATTTTTGACTTACTTAAAAAGTTAACCAAATATAACATTTAACAAAGGATATAAATTATGTCAATCGATTTGCTCAATCAAACCTTATATGAAAAGCCGAGTACTGTTAAAGAGTATATATGCACGCAAAAATATTTATGGATAGAAGAAAAAACTATTTTTGAAAAGTACGAGCAGCATATCAAAGATAAGGCAATTCTTGATGTTGGCTGTGGTGGTGGGAGAACGGCGATCGCTCTAAGCGAACTGACCCCAAATTATACAGGGATCGATTATTCGCTGGAAATGGTTAAAGCGTGTCAGAAATGGCATAGTTCTCTAAATTTCCTACACGGTGATGCTAGCGATATGCATATGTTTGATGCGGAGAGTTTTGATTTTATTATTTTTTCCTTTAATGGCATCGATTGCATGTCGCATGAAAAGAGAATAAAAACGTTGGAAGAAATCTACAGGGTTTTAAAAAGTGGCGGAATATTTGCATTTTCCAGTCACAATTTAGACGATCGCAAAATTGTCACTGCCTTTAATAAGTACGACATAAAACGTCCGCGATCGCTCGTGAAAAATGTTCTCAACGTCATGAGTTATTTGAAAGTAAGAAAGTATCAGATACATGCCGATACATATGAAATTCTCAGCGATCCTTTAGCAGGTTTCGGACATTTGACATACTACATTAGAAAGCAAGAGCAGGTAAAGCAGCTTGTAAATGTTGGTTTTCAAAACATTGCTATCCTCAATCGCCAAGCCCAATTTGTTGATGTTGATTCTTTAGACAGAGACAGCGAGTGGTTGCACTACATTTGTCAAAAGCCAATGTCAAAAGCCAATGTCAAAAGTCGATGTCAATAACTAATGTCAAAAATCAACTGTAACGATCGCAATTAAGGCTGTCAACGAAAGTAAAACGCTCATGGACAAACCTCTGGTTTCTGGGATCGTTATCTTCCTAAATGAAGAACGGTTTATTGAGGAAGCAATCGCTAGTGTTTTTGCCCAGACTTACAACAACTGGGAACTGCTATTAGTTGATGATGGCTCCACGGATGGTAGTACGGCGATCGCCCGTCGCTATGCCGAACAATACCCTCACAAAGTTCGTTATCTCGAACACGAAAATCACCAAAATTGCGGTATGAGTGCGGCGCGAAACTTAGGCATTCGTCACGCTCAAGGCGAGTACATTGCTTTTCTTGACGCTGACGACATTTGGCTGCCACAAAAGTTGGAACAGCAAGTTGCCATTCTAGAATCGCAGCCCAAAGCCGCCATGCTTTACGGACGCACTCACTTTTGGTTCAGTTGGACGGGAAACCAGAGCGATCGTCAATACAACTATTTCACCGAATTGGGCGTTGAACCCGACACTCTAGTCCAGCCACCCACACTGCTAAAACTCTTTTTACAAAATGAATCTACCGTCGCATCTACTTGTAGCGTCCTGATCCGCCGCGAGGTATTTCAAAATATTGGTGAATTTGAGCCAGAATTTCGCACCATGTACGAAGATATGGTCTTTTACACCAAAGTCTTTCTTCAAGCGCCCGTGTTTGTCTCAGGGAAATGCTGGGATCGCTACCGACAGCACCCTCAAAGTAGTTGTCGCGTAGCAATTCAGGAGGGAGAGTATAACTCTTTTCACGCCAGTCCCACTCGTGGCACTTTCTTGCGTTGGGTAGAGACTTACTTACGCGATCGCGGTGCTGAGGGAACGCAGGTGTGGAGCGTTCTTCAAACAGAATTAATGCCTTATCGGTATCCGTGGTTGTATTCAGTAGGGCAAATGTTGAGACTGTGGCGACAGCAGGTGAAAAAGGCATTAAAGTCAGCTGGGCGGCGAGTATTATCTAGAGACTTGCTGTACTGGCTGAAATTTCAAAAAAGATTTAGAGGTACGTCACAATTAGGTGGAGTGCGCTTTGGTAATCTCCGCCGTCTCAAACCCGTCAGCCACAACTTCGGTTTCAATCGCGGTTTGCCGATCGATCGCTATTACATTGAAAAATTTCTTGCCAGCCATGCCGATGCCATCCACGGACACGTCTTGGAAGTCAGCGAGAACAAGTACACACTCAAGTTTGGCGGCGATCGCGTCAGCAAAAGCGATGTCCTGCACGTAACTCAGGATAACCTCGCAGCAACAATAGTCGCTGACTTGACCTGTTGCGATGAAGACAGTTTACCCTCAAATACTTTCGATTGCATTATGGTTACGCAAACCCTACCGTTTATTTACGACGTGCGGGCGGCGATCGCGACTCTACACAGGATATTGAAGCCAGGAGGGACGATCTTAGCAACATTCGCTGGCATTAGCCAAGTTAGCCGTAGCGATATGGAAACTTGGGGAGAATACTGGCGATTTACAACCCTTTCAACTCGAAAGTTATTTTCTGAAGCTTTTCCAGCAGACCAGATCGAAGTAGAAGCATATGGCAATGTATTGGCTGCAATGTCATTTTTACAAGGATTAGCCGTCGAGGAACTGCGCCAGGAAGAACTAGACTACTTCGATCCTGACTATGAATTGTTAATTAGCGTAAGGGCAACTAAACCAGAGGTAAATCATGACAATACCTGGAGTGAAAGTACCTGGAGCCAATCGGATACGAGGGTTTGCTCGTCACTGTCGCAACCAACTTCAACCAGGGTCGCTGATCCTGCTCTATCATCGGGTCACTGACGTGAGTTGTGACCCTTGGGGATTGAGCGTAACACCCCAGCACTTTGCCGAGCAATTGCAAGTTTTGCGCCAATATACCCAGCCAACACAATTGCGGCGATTGAGCCAAGATGTAGCAGAAGGCAAACATCATCGCCGTAACGTGGTCGTTACCTTTGACGACGGCTACGCCGATAACCTCCACAATGCCAAACCAATGCTCGAACGCTATGACGTACCTGCGACTATCTTTGTTGCTAGCGGCTATGTCGATCGCGAACGAGAATTTTGGTGGGACGAGTTAGAGCGGCTATTTTTGCAACCTGGATCTTTACCCCAGCAACTAGAGCTAAATATCAATGGCTGTCAATATCAGTGGGAT harbors:
- a CDS encoding class I SAM-dependent methyltransferase; its protein translation is MSIDLLNQTLYEKPSTVKEYICTQKYLWIEEKTIFEKYEQHIKDKAILDVGCGGGRTAIALSELTPNYTGIDYSLEMVKACQKWHSSLNFLHGDASDMHMFDAESFDFIIFSFNGIDCMSHEKRIKTLEEIYRVLKSGGIFAFSSHNLDDRKIVTAFNKYDIKRPRSLVKNVLNVMSYLKVRKYQIHADTYEILSDPLAGFGHLTYYIRKQEQVKQLVNVGFQNIAILNRQAQFVDVDSLDRDSEWLHYICQKPMSKANVKSRCQ
- a CDS encoding glycosyltransferase — translated: MDKPLVSGIVIFLNEERFIEEAIASVFAQTYNNWELLLVDDGSTDGSTAIARRYAEQYPHKVRYLEHENHQNCGMSAARNLGIRHAQGEYIAFLDADDIWLPQKLEQQVAILESQPKAAMLYGRTHFWFSWTGNQSDRQYNYFTELGVEPDTLVQPPTLLKLFLQNESTVASTCSVLIRREVFQNIGEFEPEFRTMYEDMVFYTKVFLQAPVFVSGKCWDRYRQHPQSSCRVAIQEGEYNSFHASPTRGTFLRWVETYLRDRGAEGTQVWSVLQTELMPYRYPWLYSVGQMLRLWRQQVKKALKSAGRRVLSRDLLYWLKFQKRFRGTSQLGGVRFGNLRRLKPVSHNFGFNRGLPIDRYYIEKFLASHADAIHGHVLEVSENKYTLKFGGDRVSKSDVLHVTQDNLAATIVADLTCCDEDSLPSNTFDCIMVTQTLPFIYDVRAAIATLHRILKPGGTILATFAGISQVSRSDMETWGEYWRFTTLSTRKLFSEAFPADQIEVEAYGNVLAAMSFLQGLAVEELRQEELDYFDPDYELLISVRATKPEVNHDNTWSESTWSQSDTRVCSSLSQPTSTRVADPALSSGH